The Pseudomonas extremaustralis genome contains a region encoding:
- the rpiA gene encoding ribose-5-phosphate isomerase RpiA gives MTQDQLKQAVAQAAVDLILPKLDDKSIVGVGTGSTANCFIDALAKHKGAFDGAVASSEATAARLKGHGIPVYELNTVSDLEFYVDGADESDEHLHLIKGGGAALTREKIVAAVAKTFICIADASKLVPVLGAFPLPVEVIPMARSHVARELVKLGGDPVYREGVLTDNGNIILDVYNMQITNPVELETRINAIVGVVTNGLFAARPADVLLLGTPEGVKTLKA, from the coding sequence ATGACCCAGGATCAACTCAAACAGGCAGTGGCCCAGGCCGCCGTCGATTTAATCCTTCCCAAACTCGACGACAAAAGCATCGTCGGCGTCGGCACCGGCTCCACCGCCAACTGCTTCATCGATGCACTGGCCAAGCACAAGGGCGCGTTCGACGGCGCCGTGGCCAGCTCCGAAGCCACCGCCGCGCGCCTCAAGGGCCATGGCATTCCGGTGTACGAGCTCAATACCGTGAGCGACTTGGAGTTCTACGTCGACGGCGCCGATGAAAGCGACGAACACCTGCACCTGATCAAAGGCGGCGGCGCAGCCCTGACCCGCGAGAAGATCGTCGCAGCCGTGGCCAAGACCTTTATCTGCATCGCCGACGCCAGCAAGTTGGTACCGGTACTCGGCGCCTTCCCGCTGCCGGTGGAAGTGATCCCGATGGCCCGCAGCCATGTGGCCCGCGAGCTGGTGAAGCTGGGCGGCGACCCGGTGTACCGCGAAGGCGTGTTGACCGACAACGGCAACATCATCCTCGACGTGTACAACATGCAGATCACCAACCCGGTGGAGCTTGAGACCCGGATCAACGCTATCGTCGGCGTGGTCACCAACGGCCTGTTCGCCGCGCGTCCGGCCGATGTGCTGCTGCTGGGCACCCCGGAAGGCG